A genomic stretch from Mya arenaria isolate MELC-2E11 chromosome 10, ASM2691426v1 includes:
- the LOC128205821 gene encoding uncharacterized protein LOC128205821 isoform X3, with translation MALLELFAFSLVAIIETALFISFVTPYWLEFESKEEKGHLNMGLLAYCEQNTCTWILDDVRIIRIFPAWFKATQGLMSVALALGLIALLVATLSLCCTCHSCNPHHPICGFLIIASVSIAVAIVVFGIKAKNEWGIDFQMELMSSGRFGWSFWTAVGAAASALLTSTIYCCMDRKRH, from the exons ATGGCGCTTCTTGAGCTATTTGCTTTCTCATTGGTTGCGATTATTGAGACGGCTCTATTTATCAGTTTTGTGACACCTTATTGGCTAGAATTTGAATCAAAAGAGGAAAAAGGACATTTGAACATGGGCTTATTAGCATATTGTGAACAGAACACGTGCACGTGGATTCTTGATGACGTCAGGATCATCAGGATATTTCCAG cATGGTTCAAAGCGACGCAGGGCTTGATGTCAGTGGCCCTGGCTCTTGGACTTATTGCTCTCCTGGTGGCCACCCTTTCCCTGTGCTGTACGTGCCACAGCTGTAACCCTCACCATCCAATATGTGGATTCCTCATCATCGCAT CTGTGTCTATAGCGGTAGCCATCGTGGTTTTCGGGATTAAGGCGAAGAATGAATGGGGCATCGACTTCCAGATGGAACTTATGTCTAGCGGCCGCTTTGGGTGGTCATTTTGGACGGCAGTAGGTGCCGCGGCCAGCGCCCTGCTGACTTCTACCATCTACTGTTGTATGGACAGAAAGAGACACTAA
- the LOC128205821 gene encoding uncharacterized protein LOC128205821 isoform X5, whose protein sequence is MSSIELFAYASLSLTITAVFISYVTPHWLELVSPYNAMHIGLLAHCESEKCTWILDDKRISREFPAWFKATQGLMSVALALGLIALLVATLSLCCTCHSCNPHHPICGFLIIASVSIAVAIVVFGIKAKNEWGIDFQMELMSSGRFGWSFWTAVGAAASALLTSTIYCCMDRKRH, encoded by the exons ATGTCGTCTATCGAACTATTTGCGTACGCCTCGCTGTCTTTAACAATTACCGCAGTATTCATCAGTTATGTGACTCCGCATTGGCTTGAGCTAGTGTCACCTTACAATGCCATGCACATTGGACTGTTAGCTCATTGTGAAAGTGAAAAGTGTACATGGATTTTAGATGACAAAAGGATAAGTCGCGAGTTTCCAG cATGGTTCAAAGCGACGCAGGGCTTGATGTCAGTGGCCCTGGCTCTTGGACTTATTGCTCTCCTGGTGGCCACCCTTTCCCTGTGCTGTACGTGCCACAGCTGTAACCCTCACCATCCAATATGTGGATTCCTCATCATCGCAT CTGTGTCTATAGCGGTAGCCATCGTGGTTTTCGGGATTAAGGCGAAGAATGAATGGGGCATCGACTTCCAGATGGAACTTATGTCTAGCGGCCGCTTTGGGTGGTCATTTTGGACGGCAGTAGGTGCCGCGGCCAGCGCCCTGCTGACTTCTACCATCTACTGTTGTATGGACAGAAAGAGACACTAA
- the LOC128205821 gene encoding transmembrane protein 47-like isoform X4, whose translation MSLLENLGFICLVITVATMFISFVTPYWVVDDGDYIMKPVHKGLLANCEEDMCTWIFKDERISREFPAWFKATQGLMSVALALGLIALLVATLSLCCTCHSCNPHHPICGFLIIASVSIAVAIVVFGIKAKNEWGIDFQMELMSSGRFGWSFWTAVGAAASALLTSTIYCCMDRKRH comes from the exons ATGTCTCTTTTGGAAAACCTTGGATTTATATGTCTTGTTATTACTGTGGCGACCATGTTTATCAGTTTTGTGACGCCATATTGGGTAGTGGATGATGGTGATTATATCATGAAACCGGTGCACAAAGGTTTGTTAGCGAATTGTGAGGAGGACATGTGTACTTGGATTTTTAAGGATGAAAGGATTAGCAGAGAGTTTCCAG cATGGTTCAAAGCGACGCAGGGCTTGATGTCAGTGGCCCTGGCTCTTGGACTTATTGCTCTCCTGGTGGCCACCCTTTCCCTGTGCTGTACGTGCCACAGCTGTAACCCTCACCATCCAATATGTGGATTCCTCATCATCGCAT CTGTGTCTATAGCGGTAGCCATCGTGGTTTTCGGGATTAAGGCGAAGAATGAATGGGGCATCGACTTCCAGATGGAACTTATGTCTAGCGGCCGCTTTGGGTGGTCATTTTGGACGGCAGTAGGTGCCGCGGCCAGCGCCCTGCTGACTTCTACCATCTACTGTTGTATGGACAGAAAGAGACACTAA